In the genome of Triticum urartu cultivar G1812 chromosome 5, Tu2.1, whole genome shotgun sequence, one region contains:
- the LOC125506490 gene encoding gibberellin 2-beta-dioxygenase 6-like, which translates to MAAFDEGGITNPPLADSYRMLLQRDELGGGFVPAPRALARESLAMMERDLPMIDLKRLTSGDARERNPFHTKEKAGLLNGSYRWGNPTATSLRQLSWSEAFHVPLASILEEDDDELAELRSLSKVMQEVADAMSRVADTVAGTLAKNLGHESSTFPAAAGCDWTTCFLRLNRYPPCPFVPHTFGMVPHTDSDFLTVLCQDQVGGLELMRDSHWVAVKPRADALIVNVGDLFQAWSNNRYKSVEHRVVANSKAERFSVAYFMCPSWDSPVGTCAEPSPYKPFTFGEYRCKVQDDVTRTGKKIGLPNFLKGCTVDSLTE; encoded by the exons ATGGCGGCCTTCGACGAGGGCGGCATCACCAACCCGCCTCTGGCAGACAGCTATCGCATGCTGCTCCAGAGAGACGAGCTCGGCGGCGGCTTTGTGCCTGCGCCGCGGGCGCTGGCGCGGGAGAGCCTGGCCATGATGGAACGCGACCTGCCAATGATCGACTTGAAGCGCCTGACGAGCGgtgatgcgagggagaggaac CCGTTCCATACCAAGGAGAAGGCCGGACTCCTCAACGGCTCGTACCGGTGGGGCAACCCGACGGCCACATCGCTCCGCCAGCTCTCCTGGTCGGAGGCCTTCCACGTTCCGCTCGCTAGCATCTTGGAGGAAGACGACGACGAGCTTGCAGAGCTCAGGTCCTTGAG CAAAGTGATGCAGGAGGTGGCGGACGCCATGTCGCGGGTGGCGGACACAGTGGCCGGGACGCTGGCGAAAAACCTCGGGCACGAGTCGTCGACGTTCCCCGCAGCCGCAGGGTGCGACTGGACGACGTGTTTCTTGCGGCTGAACAGGTACCCGCCATGTCCGTTCGTGCCGCACACGTTCGGCATGGTGCCACACACGGACAGCGACTTCCTCACCGTCCTCTGCCAGGACCAGGTTGGAGGCCTGGAGCTCATGAGGGACTCCCACTGGGTCGCCGTGAAACCCCGCGCTGACGCTCTCATTGTCAACGTAGGTGATTTATTTCAG GCATGGAGCAACAACAGGTACAAGAGCGTGGAGCACAGGGTGGTGGCCAACTCCAAGGCGGAGCGCTTCTCCGTCGCCTACTTCATGTGCCCGTCGTGGGACTCGCCCGTCGGCACATGCGCTGAGCCGTCGCCGTACAAGCCGTTTACGTTCGGGGAGTATAGGTGCAAGGTGCAGGATGATGTGACGCGAACGGGGAAGAAGATTGGTCTGCCCAACTTTCTCAAAGGATGTACTGTTGACAGCCTGACTGAATGA